The nucleotide window ACAGGCCGTTTTTCAGGACCGGCTCGGGTTGCATTATGATTTTTGGCTCCAGAGCTTGCGCGCCCAGCGCCAAAAACGGAAGCAGAAGCAGAAGCAGGAACTTTAATGCGCTTGGAAAGCTAAAACTTCGCATTAAATTTAAGCCCAAATTGAGCGAATTTTGCGCGGCTTTGCGGGTTTTCATATTTTGCTTCCTTTGGCTCGGTTAAATTTGAAGAATTTTAAAATTTGAAGCTAAATTTTAGATAAATTCACGTAGTAAAACGGCGTAGAAAATATGAGTAAAAAATGGTTACCGTATTTATTTTTGACCCATCATACGATAGTTAAATAATAAATTCTCAAGTTGTTTTTTAATATTCTTTATATATAATATCAATTTAAATTTATGTTTGAATATGGGGTTTGGGTATGAATGTGGATATAAAAGAATTATTAGACTCAAAGCGAGATTTGAGTGAAGAGGAATTTAATAACAAGCCAGAATTGAAATATCTTGTAGATGGTTGGGGTTTTGAAGCGATAAAAGGTAAAATTTTTATCGCGGATGAGTGGTATATTTTAAGTCAAGTAGCGTTAGGCTCTCGTCTTGGGGACAGGTATTTACCAGATCCGGAGTATTTTACTATAAATTTTATAAACTATATAAAAAATGCAACAACGAAAATTTTATTTGATAAGTGTCCCCTCAACTACTCTATAATAGCCGATACATCAATAGAAATCAACACGGATATTATTTTTAATGACTGTATTGAAAATAATGATGTAAATATAATTCATGGGTATATATTTAAAAAGGGAATTTATTTGAATAACTCAAATATTAATTTTACTGATTGCACCTTTGAAGATAATTTTAAATGTGAAAATGTAAATTTTGATGTTAATTTTTCTCAAAATAGATTTCTTAAAAATTTTGTATTTAGCGCGCTGAAAAGATGCAAGATAAATTTTGAATGTACACAGTTCCATTCAAATGCATTTTTTAAAGCAAAACAACAAATAGTGAGTGCAAATTTTTACCAAGCAAAATTTAAGAATACGGTAAGTTTCTCTCCAATACAATTTGGTAACGGTATTGTTGATTTTAGCGAAGCAGAATTTGGCAAAGACGTATCATTCTCTAGATGTAGCTTTAATGGCGAAACCCAATTTAACAGCACTATATTTGGCGGTATTACAAAATTTACGAGGGTACAATTTAATAATGTAGTAAATTTAAATAAAGTAGTCTTTAAAGAGGAAACACAATTTTATGGAACCAAATTTAATAGAGCAATATTGACAGAAACAAAATTTGAAAACAAAGCCAATTTTACAAATACAGTATTTAGCGAAAAAGCGTATTTTACAGATGCTGTTTTTATAAAAGAAGTAAAATTTAACAATATACTTTTTAAGAATAATGCATACTTTAAAAATGCCATATTTAAAGATTTTACTGATTTTGGTGAGACAAATTTTGAAAAGAATGCTAACTTTTATAACGCGGACTTCAAAAAGCCGGTTAATTTCTCATCAATTATTTTTAACGGCGCTTTAAATTTTGTAAATGCAAAAACAGATTTTACATACGAAGAGCTTAAAAAGTTTATCAAGGATAAAAGTGTAAGCAATGAAAGCATTAACAATATAGATAAATGCATAAGCATAACAAATGACTTTAGGGACGGTTTTAGACTCATGAAACACACTTTAAACAATAAAGGCAACGCGCTAGACGCAAGCTTGTTTCACCGCTTAGAACTATACTGTAAAGAGCTGGAACTAGAATTTAGTCTCGAAAATACAAAAACTAAAAAATAGCAAAAATAGCAAAGAAGTAAAATCTACCGATGAAACAAAAGGCGCACCTAAAAATAAAAATCTTATTGAGATTTTTTTAGATTTAATAACGTTAAAATTATATAGAAATACTAGCGACCACCATACAAATTTATTTAAGATAATAAACTTTACTATTCTAAGTATTGCTGTGTATGGATTGTCTTTTTGGGCTTTAGATGATTTTTTGTTGAAAGTAATGATTGATAGTCCTAAAATATTGATGCTATTGTTACTGGTTGTTTTTTTAATTGGACTACTAACATGTTTATTGTGTTTTGTTGTGAAGTATAAAATACTGTGGGCGACTGTACCGATAGGAATTTTTACATATATCATTTTCATTACACCAGGCTTAGTTAATGCTTTTGATTATTCTATTTATGTTATTATTTTTATACTTTTATATAC belongs to uncultured Campylobacter sp. and includes:
- a CDS encoding pentapeptide repeat-containing protein, with the translated sequence MNVDIKELLDSKRDLSEEEFNNKPELKYLVDGWGFEAIKGKIFIADEWYILSQVALGSRLGDRYLPDPEYFTINFINYIKNATTKILFDKCPLNYSIIADTSIEINTDIIFNDCIENNDVNIIHGYIFKKGIYLNNSNINFTDCTFEDNFKCENVNFDVNFSQNRFLKNFVFSALKRCKINFECTQFHSNAFFKAKQQIVSANFYQAKFKNTVSFSPIQFGNGIVDFSEAEFGKDVSFSRCSFNGETQFNSTIFGGITKFTRVQFNNVVNLNKVVFKEETQFYGTKFNRAILTETKFENKANFTNTVFSEKAYFTDAVFIKEVKFNNILFKNNAYFKNAIFKDFTDFGETNFEKNANFYNADFKKPVNFSSIIFNGALNFVNAKTDFTYEELKKFIKDKSVSNESINNIDKCISITNDFRDGFRLMKHTLNNKGNALDASLFHRLELYCKELELEFSLENTKTKK